The Sparus aurata chromosome 10, fSpaAur1.1, whole genome shotgun sequence genome includes the window CCCTCTGCTGCAAGTCAGTGACGCACACACATCTAAAAACAATAACCAGCCCAACAGTTAGACCACTCCCCACCACTACAACCCATAATATTCCCTCAGCTGCTTCTGGTATTATTCCAATTTTTCAAGTCAGTATTGCACTTTAGCCTCCACTCATCAGCAACATTTACAACcgcaatgttttaaaaaattctTTCTCCAGTTGCAacatagaattttttttttgtttttttttgatgcaGTCGAGTCTCGAAGTGAGCACAGTAATTAAAAAAGAAGAGCACACCTTATGACTCAGGTCAAAGTCTTTTGTTTCATTGCCTTTGTTTTTTCAGAGGACTTTGGCTGAACAGCTTTGTAGTCTGAGCAGAGAACCGACTCAGAGATACAGAACAGGTAGGTGCCTTTTATTTATTAGAAATAgctttatttcagttttcacGGCGCTCTCACAACCTTCTCTTTTCAGtgaatgtgacattttacaATCTGGAGTAAAATCAGTGATAAGTCTTCCTTTGACTCATTCATATAAGACGTCTCACAGCTTTGACTTGTTTCATATacgttgtgtttgtgtattatATATTACCAGTGTTGGAATGTAACTGCGTATATTATGAAGTACTcaacttgagtatttccattttctgttactttgATTCCATGAAACATGAATTAATTTTAGTGATTATTTTTTAGGATTTATCTTTGCTACTTTCATATCATAAGTCCTTATTGATTTTCCCAGAATTCTAAGATGCGTTGCCTGAATCATGGACTGTTCAGTTCCATCAGAGGTTCTGTGTTGCAGCACATGGTGATCCTCCTTCTGCTGGCCTTCTCTTTTAGAGGTAACTTACAGCCAAACACCAGCACCATATGAGTCCAGTATGAAGTTCTGAgtgcagctttttaaatgtgttctgtgtgttccaGGCCAGGCTCAGAGGGTTCCACCACCTCTGAGAATGGTGACATTAGTTGGTGAAGACGTGGTGTTGCCATGCCGCCTGGAACCTcccctggatgctgtttcaaagAGCGTGGAGTGGGCGAGACCTGACCTGGAGCCCAGATTTGTCCATGTGTGGCATGAAGGCCGAGACCACCTGGTGAACCAAAACCCATCTTACAAAGGAAGAACATCAGTGTCCATCAACAAACTGAAGCAGGGAGACCTTtcactgtttctgtctgcagtgaAACTCTCTGATCATGGACTTTACAGATGCTACTTTCCCCAAAAAAGTAAAGAATCCACTGTTGagcttgttgttggtgagtCAGCATGTGATTCTTTTTGTCCATAATGCTCCTTCATCATCTTTAAAGCCTCCATGTGTAgaatttcttctcctctcttccatCATCAGGTTCTGTCTCCGCACCTGTCATATCAACGACTAAATACAACAGCAGTTTTATAGATTCACAGTGTGAGTCTACAGGCTGACCAgtatccagaacctgaggtgttctggctggacggtgagggaaacctcctctctgctggacctacagagacagtcagaggtcctgatgacctctatactgtcagcagcagagtgactgtggagaagagacacagcaacagcttcacctgtagagtccaacagaaccacaTCAACCAGATCAGAGAGACAAATATTCAGATTTCAGGTGTTTTTCTCTCTAACatgctttttgttt containing:
- the LOC115590440 gene encoding butyrophilin subfamily 2 member A1-like encodes the protein MRCLNHGLFSSIRGSVLQHMVILLLLAFSFRGQAQRVPPPLRMVTLVGEDVVLPCRLEPPLDAVSKSVEWARPDLEPRFVHVWHEGRDHLVNQNPSYKGRTSVSINKLKQGDLSLFLSAVKLSDHGLYRCYFPQKSKESTVELVVGSVSAPVISTTKYNSSFIDSQCESGNLLSAGPTETVRGPDDLYTVSSRVTVEKRHSNSFTCRVQQNHINQIRETNIQISAVSLDATSCSAHVAVLVVFVLLFIVVAVCVGWKWRQIKTKERKKQQEDPIHQLIGDRKTMQEKLARLEEELKKKDETLTEEEETVKKE